A window of Geothrix edaphica genomic DNA:
AGGCTCAGGCGCAGGTTGGTCACCACGTTCTGCAGCAGCAGCAGGGGCTCCACCCGGGCGTGGAAATCCGGGGGGATGCACGATTCCAGCTGCTCGGCCAGGCGGGCCAGGGACTCCTCCAGCCGGCCCTGGCCCTGGATGGCCCGGTTCACCACCTTCATCTGGGCGTTCAGGCGGGCGACGGCGTCGGGCCCGTCCTTGCAGGTCTGGAGCGCCGTCAGGATCTGGCGGAAGGAATCGCGGTGGTCCTCCAGGAAGGCCGCCCACAGGGCCCGGAGGGCGCCGGCGTCCTCTCCCGGCGGGGGGGCCATGGCCCGGAGCGAGGCCAGAAGGTCGAGGAGAAGCCCCACCCAGGTGGGCTGCTCCAGCTCCACCATCAGCTCCCGGTGGGCCGTCCCGGTCAGCTGGGCCAGCCGCCCCAGGCTGTGCTGGAGGACCTGGCCCATGGCGGCCCGGGCCTCGCCGAGGCGGCGGGGCGAGAACTGATGCAGGAAGGCCAGGAACAGGCCGAGGTTCCGCCGCAGCTGGGCCTGGGCGGGAGATTCCCCGGCGGCGACGGGTTCCCGCGAGGGCGCCTCCAGCAGGGGATCCAGGTCGCCGGCCCCTTCCCTGAGGATGTCCTCCAGCAGGGTGAGGTCCAGCCGGGAAAGGCCCTTCTCCCGGATCAACTGCCGGGCCAGCAGCAGGCGCTGGGGCTGAGTTCCTGGGACGGACATGGCGAAAGCATACAACGGGCCGGGTTCGGGGAAGGGGCCGGGCCGTCAGGATGATGCCGGAGGTGATACCATCGCCTCACCCCATCCGGAGGCAGCCAGTGGTCAGCAAGCTAGGGGAAATGCTCGTCAAGGCTCAGCTCATCACGGATGCCCAGTTGGAAGAAGTCATCAGGATCCAGCGGCGTGAGGGCGGCAAGCTCGGCAGCATCGTGGTGCGTCAGGGCTTCTGCTCCGATCAGGACATCGTGAGCTTCCTGGGCATGCAGTACGGCGTGCCGGCTGCGGACCTGGAGCAATGGCCCCCCATAGATGCAAGTGTCATCGCGCTCATCCCCAAGGACCTGGCCCAGCGCCACAAGGTGCTGCCCCTCCAGCGCACGGGCAACGTGCTGACCCTGGCCATGTCCGATCCCACCGACATCTTCGCCATGGATGATGTGCGCTTCCACACGGGCTACAACGTGGATCCCGTGGTGTCCAGCGAGATGGGCCTGGTGCGGGCGGTCGAGAAGTACTACGGCGGTTCCAGCGGGGTGCGCCTGGCGGACGGCCAAGCCGGCCGCGCCACGACGACCAACCTGGGCGGCGCCGCTGGAGCCGGCCCCACCGACGCTAGCCTTCCCAATCCCTTCAACGAACAGGACGAGCACATCGACCTCCAGGAGCTGGAGCAGGAGCTGGATGCCGACGCGGAGTTCGAGGCCACGGACGACGACGAGGAGAGCATCAACGTCGGCGCCCTGAAGCGGGGCAGCGAGGACGCCCCGGTGGTCAAGCTCGTGAACATGGTGCTCATCGACGCCATCAAGCGCGGTGCGTCCGACATCCACATCGAGCCCTATGAGAAGAACTACCGCATCCGATTCCGCATCGACGGCATCCTCATGGAGGTCATGCGGCCCAACCTCAAGCTGAAGGACCCGCTCACCTCCCGCGTGAAGATCCTGGCCAAGCTCAACATCGCCGAGAAGCGCCTGCCCCAGGACGGCCGCATCAAGCTGCGCGTGAACATGAGCGGCCGGCAGAAGGTCATCGACTACCGCGTGAGCATCCTGCCCACCCTCTTCGGCGAGAAGATCGTGCTGCGGCTGCTGGACAGCGACAAGCTCATGCTCGACCTCACCAAGCTCGGCTTCGAGCCGGAGAGCCTGGAGCGGTGGGACCGGCAGATTTCGAAGCCCTACGGCATGGTGCTGGTGACGGGCCCCACGGGATCGGGCAAGACCAACACGCTCTATTCCTCCATCGCCAAGCTCAACACGGTGGACACCAACATCCTAACGGCGGAGGATCCGGTGGAGTTCAACTTCCCCGGCATCAACCAAGTGCAGATGAAGGAGCAGATCGGCCTCAACTTCGCCGCCGCCCTGCGCTCCTTCCTCCGGCAGGATCCCAACATCATCCTCGTGGGCGAGATCCGCGACTTCGAGACCGCCGAGATCGCCATCAAGGCCTCGCTCACCGGCCACCTGGTGCTCTCCACCCTGCACACCAACGACGCGCCCAGCACCATCAACCGCCTCATGAACATGGGGGTGGAGCCGTTCCTGGTGGCCACCTCGGTGAACATCATCTGCGCCCAGCGCCTGGTGCGCCGCCTCTGCAGCAGCTGCAAGGCCGTGGACACGCACCACCAGCCCGAAGAGGCGCTGCGCGAAGTGGGCTTCACCCCGGAGGAGATCCAGCGGGGCATCACCTTCTACAAGCCCGTCGGCTGCGACATCTGCAACAAGCGTGGCTACAAGGGCCGCGTGGGCCTCTACGAGGTGCTGGAGATGTCCGAGACCCTCAAGGACATGATCCTCACCGGGGCCTCGGCCATCGAGCTGCGCGAGCAGGGCCAGAAGGAGGGCATGATCACCCTCCGCCGCTCCGGCTGCCGCAAGGTCCTCGACGGCGTCACCACCATCGAAGAGATCATCCGCGAAACCGTGTTGTAGGAGAGCTCCGCATGAGTGAAATCGGTTCCAACTACGTAGCCCCGCTGCAGCAGCTGCTCAAGACCATGGTGGAGTACGGGGGCACGGATCTCCACATCACCACGGAAACAGCCCCCCAGATCCGCATCGACGGGCGCATGGTGCCCCTCAAGCTGCCGCCCATGGATGCCTCCCAGACTCGGTGGCTTTGCTACGGCGTCATGACCGACCAGCAGAAGCACCGCCTGGAGGAGGATCTGGAGGTGGACTTCTCCTTCGGTCTCCAGGGTGTGGCCCGCTTCCGCGCCAACGTCTTCAACCAGCGCGGTGCCACGGCGGGTGTCTTCCGCACCATCCCCGAGAACATCCGCAGCTTCGATCAGCTGGGTCTTCCCCCCTCGGTCCAGGCCCTCTGCGACAAGCCCCGCGGCCTGGTGCTGGTGACGGGCGTGACGGGCTCCGGCAAGTCCACCACCCTGGCCGCCATGGTGGACAAGATCAACGCCGAGGAGCCGGTGCATATCCTCACCATCGAGGACCCGGTGGAATACGTCCACAAGCACCGGCGCGCCCTGGTGAACCAGCGGGAGATCCACGCGGACACCCACAGCTTCAAGAAGGCCCTGCGCTCGGCCCTGCGCCAGGATCCCGACGTGGTGCTGGTGGGCGAGATGCGCGACCTGGAGACCATCGAATCCGCCCTCACCATCGCCGAGACGGGCCACCTCACCTTCGCCACCCTGCACACCAACAGCACCGTGCAGACCATCAACCGCATCATCGATGTGTTCCCCAGCCACCAGCAGGCGCAGGTGCGAGCCCAGCTCTCCCTCGTGCTGGAGGGCGTCATCTGCCAGAGCCTCATCCCCAAGGCCGGCGGCAAAGGCCGGGCCCTGGCCCTGGAGATCATGATCCCCAACTCCGCCATCCGGAACCTCATCCGCGAGGACAAGATCCACCAGATCTACGGCACCATGCAGTCCGGCCAGTCCAAGTACGGCATGCAGACCTTCAACCAGAGCCTGTCCGACCTGGTCATCCGCAAGGAGATCACCCAGGAGCAGGCGTTTGAGTATTCCTCGAACACCGACGAGCTGCGGGAGCTCATCAACCGCGGCGTGGGTGTCGGCTCCGCCGGCGGTCGCGGAGCCGCGGCCGCGCAGCCCGCCGCCACCAGCAACCCGGCGCTGGGCGGGCGGAACCCCAACATCAAGTACACCTAGGCATTTTCCCTGCGACCATTAGTTCTTCACCACTGATCCATTCCTGCCTATCCTGAAGGCACCACCGTTCCTAGCCCGCCGAGGTCCGCATGCCCGCATACGCATGGAAAGGAAAGAATCGAATGGGGGAGGCCCAGGAGGGCGTCCTGGTGTCCGAATCCCGGGACGCCGCCGCCGCCACCCTGAAGCGCAACGGCATCGAAGTCACCTCCATCGGCGCCATGGCCGCCAAGGGCACCAAGTCCTTCGGCAAAGTGAAACCCAAGGACCTCGCCATCTTCACCCGCCAGTTCAGCGTCATGATCGACGCCGGCCTGCCCCTGGTGCAGTGCCTGGAGATCCTCGGCGCCCAGCAGCAGGACAAGGGCTTCCAGAAGATCATCGAGGCGGTGCGGCAGGACGTGGAGCAGGGCCTCACCCTGCAGGCCGCCCTCTCCAAGCACCCCAAGGCCTTCAACGACCTCTACGTGAACATGGTGGGCGCTGGCGAAAGCGGCGGCATCCTGGATGTCATCCTCCAGCGCCTGTCGGGCTACATCGAGAAAGCCGTGAAGCTTACCGCCAAGGTGAAGGGCGCCATGACCTACCCCGTGGCCGTCATCACCATCGCCATCGCGGTGGTGGTCATCATCATGGTAAAGGTGATTCCCGTCTTCTCCGCCATGTATGACGGCCTGGGCAGCAAGCTGCCCTTCCCAACGCTAGTCTGCATGGCCATCTCCACAGCGCTCATCAATTACAGTTGGCTGATCATTCTTGCCGTCGTGCTTGTCGTAGTGGGTCTGCGTCAGTACTACAAGACGACGGCGGGCCGCCTCGTAATCGATTCCCTCATGCTGAAGATCCCGATCATCGGCGACGTGCTCCGCAAGGTGGCCGTGGCCCGGTTCTGCCGCACCCTGGGCACCCTCATCAGCTCTGGTGTGCCCATCCTCGAGGGCATGGACATCACGGCCCGCACCGCTGGCAACATGGTCATCCAGAACGCCATCCTCAAGTCGAAGGACGCCGTGGAGCAGGGCCGTAACATCGCCACGCCCCTGGCGGAAACCAAGGTCTTCCCGCCCATGGTGGTGCAGATGGTGGGCGTGGGCGAGGCCACAGGCGCCCTGGACGCCATGCTGTCCAAGGTGGCCGACTTCTACGAGGACGAGGTGGACAACGCCGTGGCCAACCTCACCAGCCTCATGGAGCCCGTCATGATCGCCATGCTGGGCGGCATCATCGGCTTCATCGTCATCGCCATGTATCTGCCCATCTTCAACCTGGCCAACGTGTTCGGGAAGGACTGACCGCGGCGGTTCCGCACGCCCCTTGCATGCTTTCCTGAACCCATTGGAGGCCCCCATGACCGGCCCATTGTCCCGCTTATCCTCCCGCCGCCGTCGGGGCACCACTGGCGGTTTCTCCCTGATTGAACTCCTTCTGGTGTTGGCCATCATCGGCATCATCAGTGCCATCGCCATCCCCAGCTTCCTGGGCCAGCGACGCCGGGCCCGGGTTATCGGTGACGCCATGGCCAACGCCAAGGTCTTGTCCATGTCTCTGGAGAACCGCAAGGCTGAGAGCGGTCTTTATGGCCCCGCTGGCACCTACGGATGGAAGCCCGATGGTAGCGATACCACGGGACCCACCTTCATCCCCACCTTCCAGCCTCAGGGCAACAGCAAGATGAACTACGAGGTGAAGATCACGGGTGCGGGGCTTACCTACGAACTCACCGTCACCGATCCATCCATCGGATCGGGGGTTACCGCCTACAAGACCGACCAGTCTGGCGCCGAATTGGCTCGCCTGCATTGAGCTGACAACATCCCTTCAGTTCCGGTTCCTTCCCGCATCGGCATAGCCGAGCCCAATCATCAGGGCGCCTGCCAAGAGACTGAAGGTGGCGATGAGCCAGCTTGGTGTAGGTGGGGGCGGCGGGAACAGCATCTCGTCCGGAATGTTCTGCCATGTTTTTATTTTTTTCCCACTTGGAAGCCGCACGATGTTGGGCTCAGGTTGGAAGAGAGCCCCAGCCAGGTGCGCTTCCTGCTGGGCTGGACCGCTTCGAACCACCTGTTCGGCCGCGGCATAGGGCAGCACCCAGGGAATTAAATCCCGCCGCCATGGCTGGGGCAACTCTTGGCCCGTGAGGGAGATGGTGAGCAGAAGGCCCAGGAGGCCAAACACGACAGGTACCGCCAGGCTGTTGATGCGATCGGATAGCCACAAGTAGAGCGCCAGAACAGGCAGGCTGCCCAGCCACAGCCAGCCCAACACTTTCGCCATCTGGAGGCCGTGGAAGTGGAAGGCCAGCAAGGGACTCAGCCATCCCATGATCCGCCGATCCACCCAGAGCAGCAGGCCGATCAGAATCAACATGGCCGCGCTCAGCATCAGGGCGTAGGTCGCCTTCGCCAAAAAGATGCCCCGGCGGGACAGGGGCATGGCGTGCAAATGGCGCCAAGTCTTGAACCGATGCTCGGGCCGGAAGAGCAGAGCGGGGAGGATCGCCAGCATCAGTGGGTGAAAGAAACCTCCCCACAGGGCCACCACCATCTTCACTTGCAAGAAATCCAAGGTGGTCTTGACCTTGGGGGTCAACACCCGCAAGCCGAGGAAGGACCGCTCGACCACCAGCCCCTCGACCAGAACGAACAAAAGCGGCAGCAGCCAAACCAACCGCAGAGCAGGAGACCGCCGCAGTTTCATGCCCTCGGCGGCCAGGAGTCGAAAGAAGGCTCGCACGGCATCTCCTCAGCTACGGGGCTCGTGGTGCCGCGTGAAGTCGAAGGCCCCCAGGGCCACAAGGGCTCCCGCAGACAGCAAACTGCCCGCGGCATAGATCCAGGGAAGAACGCGCCAGCGCTCGAACATGAGTGCCATGTGGGCCGCCAGCCCCCAAGGCAGCAACTGGACCAAGGCTGACCCGCCCACTAGGCGCTGAGTGAACCAGCTACCGGCAATGGCCGCCGCCAGGCCTATCCACAACCCGGGGATCCGCATGGACAGCCAAGTCTGGAAGGCCACCACTGCTACCAAGGCCAAGGCTGAGTAGGTGGTGAACTGGACGAAAGTGACTAAGGGCAGGGGGCCCATCAGCAGGCCGGGCTGATTTCGGAGAAAGAAGCCACCGAATGCGAGCAGTACCGCGAGCAGTGAAAGTGACATCAGCAGCAGCACCAGGTGGCCGAGCGCCTTCACCAGGTAGTGGGTATGGTGAGGCACAGGTTGGATCAGCAGCAGGTTCCAGGCTCGGGCCTCGCGCTCCTGCTCCCAGGACAGCTCACATACCAGGGCGGTGATGACCGGCATGATCACCAGATTCCATGCCGCGAAGTTCAACTCCAGCCAGAACTGGAAGCCCGGCTTGAACATGCGGATCCGGCTTTCCGAAAACCAGAAGATCACCGCCAGGAATCCCGTTTGACATAGAGGTGCCAGGATGGCCGTGAGCAGCAGCCAACTCTTCCGCCACTTGACGCGCTCGGCCCTGAAAAAGGAGCCCAGGGAGGTCATGCCTCCTCCAGCAGGGTCAGGAAACGGGCCTCGAGGTTCGCCTTGTGGGGGGCCAGCTCATAGAGCGGGCAGCCCTTCTCGACCAGGCAGGCGGCGATGCGAGGGGCCACGGTGGCGGGGGCCTGGATCCAAACACGGCCTTCGGCGACCCGGGTAGGGAAGCCCAGTGACTCAAGCGCTGCCTGGGCCTGGAGCAGATCTCCCACCCGCACCACAAGTTCAGCATCGCCCGGCGACCCGAGGCCCTCAGTAGGCCCCTGGTACCGGAGCTTGCCCCGATGAATGACCACCAGATCCTCGGCCACCTGCTCCACCTCCGCCAGCAGGTGGCTGGACAGGAACACCGAAGCACCGGTCTCCTTCGGCAGGCTGCGGATCAGCTCGCGCATGTCCTGGATGCCCGCGGGATCCAGGCCGTTGGTGGGCTCGTCCAGGATGAGGAGGCGGGGCTCGCCCAGCAGGGCCAAGGCCATGCCCAGGCGCTGGCGCATGCCCAGGGAGTACTCCCGCACCGGGCGCCGGGCATCCCGGGCCAAGTCCACCAGCTTCAGCACCCGGTCGAGGCTGGAGCGGGGGATATCCCGCATCAACCGCGTGATCTCCAGGTTTTCCAGGCCCGTTAGGTGGTCGTAGAGCGATGGAGATTCCACCAGCGCGCCAATTTGCGCCAAGGCTGCGGGGTGTCCTGGATGCTGTCCAAGCACCTCGCAGGCACCGCTATCGATCTTGAGGAGCCCCAGCAGCAGCGAGATCGTGGTGGTTTTTCCGGCCCCATTGGGGCCTAGAAAGGCTGTGATGGCTCCTTCCCGAACCTGGAGGTCCAGGTCAGCCACGGCCTTGGTCTTGCCAAACCGGCGAGTCAAACCTTGGGACCAGATGGCATGTTCCATGGCGACCTTCTCCGGAATGGACCTATTTGAGAGTATCTGATCCTTGGCGCCCTCGTTACGGAGGCCCAGGACCTCACAAGAAAGGGGCCCGAAGGCCCCTTTCTCAGAAAAAAGTAATGCTACTCGACGTTGCTGACCTTGATGAACTGATTGGTGGCCGTGCCAGTGGCATCGTTGAAGGTGTTGTTCAGATAGACGGATGTGGCGACGATACCGCCGGCGGTCGGGGCGGGCGGCAGGTAGCCGATCTGGACCTGTCCCTTCTTCGCTAATGTAGCAGCTGCTTTTGTGGTCGTCCCAATGGAATCAGCTTCAGCGATTGCTGCCTGAGCATACGCCGATTCGGTGCCCGTCGCAGCCCAGGGATTCTTGGAAGTCCACACCATCGGGACCATTGAGGCCGCTGCGGTTCCAATGATATTTGTATTGAACAGAGCGAGGGTGGACACGTCCGTGCTGGCCTCACGGGCCCGGTCATAGGAGGACACGAGATCTGCCACGATGCTCACGCAGTTTTCCTGGCTGCTCTTGTCACGGGCGCGAGAACGCTGGCCCAGCAGGGCGGGGATGGCGATGGCGCTGATGATGCCGATGATGGCAAGCACGAGCAGCAGCTCGATCAGGGTGAAACCCTTCTGGTTCTTCATGGAGATCTCCTTGTGGGCGGTTGCCGCGACTGAAGGTATCAATACCTGTGCCAAGGGGCAAAGGAGAAATCGAATCCTTGCCCTGAATGGGCATCAGGCACACCTTCCACCAAGCGGGGGCTGCGAAACCCGACCACACGTCAAGAGACTGACGCGTTGGGTCAGTGTCCTGGCTCCATTGCGTCCACCCAAGTCCCCGCTTCGGCGATTGGAATCGCGCCTGACGGGTCCTGGGCCATGCTACAGGGACACGAAGTGGAAAAGCGGAGACAGGATGAACAGGATTCTTGAGGATTAACAGGATTAAAGATGACAGCAATAGGCTTTAATCCTGTTAATTCGGCTTTTAATCCTGTCAATCCTGCCCCAGCTTTTCCAGCAGTTCCCTCGCCCCCCGATGTTTCGGATCGAGCTTCAGGGATTCCTGGGCCGCCAGACGGGCTTCGTCCTTCCTTCCCAAGCCTTGGAGGATCTGCCCCTTCCGCCACCAGGCGCCGGGGTAGCCGGAACTCCCGCCTTCGAGGGGTTCGCGGAGCGCCTGGTCGAGGGCGGCGAGGCCTTCGGGGCGGTGGAGGCCGCTGACGGCGGCCACCTTGCCGAGCTGCAAGCGAAGCAGGCTGGGGGCGTCCACCTGGGCGAGGTGATCCTGGGCGACCTGCCAGGCGAGGTCGGGGCGCCCACCGTGCAGGTAGGCGTCGCTGACGGCGGCCACGCCGCGCGCGCGGGTGCGGATGCCGGGCAGCAGCCGGGGCGCCTCAACCAGGAGGCGGGCGTTTTTCCCGGCTTCGCCCAGGGCCTTCTTGGCAGGGCGTCGGTCCAGGGCATCCAGCCATTGGCCCACCACTTCGGGATCCTGGGGGGCTTGGGCGAGGGCGCGGCTGAAGGAGGCCTCGGCCTCGCGCCACTTGTCCTCCTCCACCAGGATGAGGGCCTGGAGGAGGTTGCCCCGGGCGGGGGCCACGCGGCGCAGTTGGTCGGCGCAGTTCAGGGCCTTCTTCGTGGACCCGCCCAGCAGGCCCGGCAGCATCTCGTAGGCCAGTCCCAGGCTCATCCAGGCCGGCGCGAGAGTGGAGTCGGCCGCGGTGGCGGCGCGCAGGTCATCCATGGCCCCGAGGGCCCCGCGCAGGCCGCTGAGATCGCGCTGGCGGATGGCCTCCCCCGCACGGGCCAGGCCGCGGGCCAGGAGGGCATCCGCCAGACCGGGCTTCAAGGCCACCGCCCGGTCGGCGGCGGCGCGGGCCTCGGTGAACCGCTGGAGGCTGGACAGGGCCTGGGACTTGGCCGCCCAGGCGGCGGCATCGCTCGGGTTCTGGCGCAGCCGGGCTTCGGCCTCGCCCAGCACCTTGAGGTAGTGCCCGGCATCCAGATCGGCGCGGAAGGCGGGGGCTGGAGGCTGGGCCAGGAAGACCAGGGCGATGGGAATGGGTCGGAGCATGGATAGCCTTCCGGCAAACAGGCGAAAACAGGACTAACAGGATTAGGAAGACCGGATGGGCAAGATTGGGAAAGATATTTTTGTCACTGATTTCAGCGCCATCGCTGAAACCGGCGGCTGATCGGTTGTTCTCTGGAGGATCGGTCCGCCGAGGCCAGCGGTCCAGTCCTTACCCCGGGTATAGCGTGGCGGCGCGGGTTCAGCTATGCTAAGTGATTGTTTGCACATGGCTCTGGAGGAGACCACATGAGCGCCAAGGGCGGATTGTTGGAAGGAAAGCGGGGCCTGATCATCGGCGTGGCGAACAAGCGGTCCATCGCCTGGGGCATCACCCAGAAGGTGGCCGAGGCCGGCGCCCAGCTCTGCCTGACCTACCAGAACGAGCGCCTGGGCGAGAACGTCCGCGAGCTGGCGGTGGACCTGAAGAACCCCCTGCTTCTGCCCATGGACGTGGGCAGTGACAGCCAGATCGTCATGGCCTTCGACGAGATCCGCAAGAAGTGGGGCAAGCTCGATTTCCTGGTGCACGCGGTGGCCTACGCGCCCCGGCAGGCCCTGGAGGGCCGCTTCGTGGAGACCAGCCGTGAGGACTTCCGCGTGGCCCACGACATCAGCGCCTACTCCCTGGCTGCCGTCTGCAACGCCGCCCAGCCCCTCATGGCCGAGGGCGGCTCCATCGTGACCCTCAGCTACCTGGGCGGCGAGCGGGTGGTGCCCGGCTACAACGTGATGGGCGTGGCCAAGGCCGCCCTGGAATCCTGCGTCCGCTACCTGGCCGCCGACCTGGGCCCCCAGGGCATCCGCGTCAACGCCATCTCCGCCGGTCCCATCAAGACCCTGGCCTCCTCGGCCATCCCGGGCATCGGCTCCAAGCTGAAGGCCCACCGCTCCCACACGCCCCTCCAGCGCGACACAGACCAGCTCGAGGTGGGGGACGCTGGCGTGTTCCTCGTCAGCGACATGGGCCGCGGCATCACCGGCCAGGTGCTCTACGTCGATGGTGGCTTCAGCATCATGGCGGGGTAGGCTCCGGCCATCTGAAAGGCGTGGACAGGATTAAGTGCTTGATTAACAGGATTAGAAATCTGATTGCGTCTTTGAAATCCTGTTAATCCTGCCTCAGCTTTTCCCCTGCGGGGACAGGGATTTCAGGAGAGCTTCGGCGCGTTGAGTGGCTTCGGCGCGCGCTGCTGGGGGTTGCTGGGCTTCCATCAGGCGGACGGGAAGCGCCTGGAGGCCCCGCAGGCCCAGGCGTTCGGCCACCTTCATCCAGGCCAGCCCCTCGATGGGGTCCTGGGGGGCGCCCTTGCCGCTGCTGAGGAGGAGGCCGTAGGTCAGGCAGGCCTGGGGATTTCCCGCCGCCAGCCGGGTCTGAAGGGAGGAGATGGCCTTCCGGTACCAGGCGTCGGCCACATCGGGGTGGGCTGTGTGCTGGAGGTCTCCGGCGAGGATCATGGCATCCGAGTCGCCCTGTTGGGCCGCGGCCTCAGCCCAGCGCAGGGCAAGGGCGGGATCCTTCGGGAGGCCAGTTCCAGTGAGCAGGGCCCGGGCCAGGTGGAACTGGGCGCGGGCATCGCCCTGCTCAGCCGCCTTGCGGAACCAGTGCGCGGCCTTGGCCGCATCCCTGGCGAGGAAGCCCTCGCCCTGGGAGCGGAGTAGCCCCATGGCCCGCTGGTCCGCCGGGTGCCCCAGGGCTACGCCGAGCAACCCGCGCCAGGTGCTGCGGCCATCCCAGAGCGAGGCCAGGAGGAAGGCGAGGGGGAACACCAGGGCCAGGGTGCGGAGCAGGCGGTGGAAGGCCACGCGGCTGCTGCCGCCCTGCCGGTTGGAGTGGATGGCCTGGACGGCCCCGGCCAGCAGGGTCGCGGCCAGGGCGATGGTCAGCGGCAGGAGGGCCGCGATCCCGAGGTAGGTCCAGTTCATCTCAGCCCTTCAGCCTGGTGAGGACGTCCAGCACGTCCTGCACGTGCCCCTTCACGCTCACCTTGGGCCAGGCGTGGCGGATGAGGCCCTTGGGGTCCACGAGGAAGGTGCTGCGGATGATGCCTTCGACCTCCTTGCCGTACATGACCTTCTTCCCGAAGGCCCCGAGGGGTTTCAGCAGGGCACAGTCGGGGTCGGAGAGCAGGCGGAAGGGGAGCTGCTGCTTGGTGATGAAGTTCTGGTGGCTCTTCAGGCTGTCCCGGCTGATCCCGTACACCTGGGCGCCGAGGGACTGCACGCGGGCCAGGTTGTCGCGGAAGTCGCAGGCCTCGGTGGTGCAGCCGGGGGTGCTGTCCTTGGGGTAGGCGTAGAGCACGGTCCAGCGGCCCCTGAGGTCCGCGGCCGTGACGGTCGCGCCCTGGTCGTCCTGGAGGGAGAAGGCGGGGAGGGGGTGCCCGATGAGCGAAGTCATGGGCCGTAGCCTAATACGAGTCGGGCCCATGGCGTGGAGGAAGCGGCCTGAAACCTTTCCCTGGAACCTCGGGCCCCCCGGCCGTCTGTGACCGGGGGCATGCTGCGTTGCGGCCAGAATGGGGCGGCGAGGATGACCATGGACCTGACCGAGTTCCTGTCCGCCGAATGGAAGCCGGCCCTTGGCTGCACGGAACCGGCGGCGGTGGCCCATGCCGCCAGCCTGGCTGCGGCCCAGGGCGCCGGCGGGATCCGTGAGGTGCGGCTGGTCGTCGACCCCCGCACCTACAAGAACTGCCACGCCGTGGGCCTTCCCAACAGCGGGGGGCGAACCGGGATCCTCTGGGCCCTGGCCCTGGGCGCCTGCCTGCCCGACCCGGCGCTGGGACTGGGCTGCTTCGCGGCGGTGGATGCGGCCCTCCTCGCCGCGGCACGGGAGCTGGTGGACCGGAAGGTGATCCGCGTGGAGGTGGATACCTCCCGCCTGGAACTCCACATCGACTGCACCGTGGCGCGTGAGGGCG
This region includes:
- a CDS encoding tetratricopeptide repeat protein, giving the protein MLRPIPIALVFLAQPPAPAFRADLDAGHYLKVLGEAEARLRQNPSDAAAWAAKSQALSSLQRFTEARAAADRAVALKPGLADALLARGLARAGEAIRQRDLSGLRGALGAMDDLRAATAADSTLAPAWMSLGLAYEMLPGLLGGSTKKALNCADQLRRVAPARGNLLQALILVEEDKWREAEASFSRALAQAPQDPEVVGQWLDALDRRPAKKALGEAGKNARLLVEAPRLLPGIRTRARGVAAVSDAYLHGGRPDLAWQVAQDHLAQVDAPSLLRLQLGKVAAVSGLHRPEGLAALDQALREPLEGGSSGYPGAWWRKGQILQGLGRKDEARLAAQESLKLDPKHRGARELLEKLGQD
- a CDS encoding peroxiredoxin — its product is MTSLIGHPLPAFSLQDDQGATVTAADLRGRWTVLYAYPKDSTPGCTTEACDFRDNLARVQSLGAQVYGISRDSLKSHQNFITKQQLPFRLLSDPDCALLKPLGAFGKKVMYGKEVEGIIRSTFLVDPKGLIRHAWPKVSVKGHVQDVLDVLTRLKG
- a CDS encoding enoyl-ACP reductase FabI; the encoded protein is MSAKGGLLEGKRGLIIGVANKRSIAWGITQKVAEAGAQLCLTYQNERLGENVRELAVDLKNPLLLPMDVGSDSQIVMAFDEIRKKWGKLDFLVHAVAYAPRQALEGRFVETSREDFRVAHDISAYSLAAVCNAAQPLMAEGGSIVTLSYLGGERVVPGYNVMGVAKAALESCVRYLAADLGPQGIRVNAISAGPIKTLASSAIPGIGSKLKAHRSHTPLQRDTDQLEVGDAGVFLVSDMGRGITGQVLYVDGGFSIMAG
- a CDS encoding tetratricopeptide repeat protein; amino-acid sequence: MNWTYLGIAALLPLTIALAATLLAGAVQAIHSNRQGGSSRVAFHRLLRTLALVFPLAFLLASLWDGRSTWRGLLGVALGHPADQRAMGLLRSQGEGFLARDAAKAAHWFRKAAEQGDARAQFHLARALLTGTGLPKDPALALRWAEAAAQQGDSDAMILAGDLQHTAHPDVADAWYRKAISSLQTRLAAGNPQACLTYGLLLSSGKGAPQDPIEGLAWMKVAERLGLRGLQALPVRLMEAQQPPAARAEATQRAEALLKSLSPQGKS
- a CDS encoding prepilin-type N-terminal cleavage/methylation domain-containing protein codes for the protein MKNQKGFTLIELLLVLAIIGIISAIAIPALLGQRSRARDKSSQENCVSIVADLVSSYDRAREASTDVSTLALFNTNIIGTAAASMVPMVWTSKNPWAATGTESAYAQAAIAEADSIGTTTKAAATLAKKGQVQIGYLPPAPTAGGIVATSVYLNNTFNDATGTATNQFIKVSNVE